TTAAAATATGTAGAAATGAGAAACAAGATTATTTTTACGAGAAAGTTTGTGAATAATATAACATATGTAAAAATTGAAAATAGTTTACAATACAAATAAAAATATAAAAAAACAAAAGTTTACAAAAAATTAACTTTTTAATATAAAGAAAATAATAATTCTAGCAAGTGGCGATTTTATTGAGGTCTCTAATATTTACATGTAATTGTAATTATTTGAAAATTAAGAAAATATATTTTTAAAGTTAAATATGAGTAAAAGTACCTATTGAATTTTAAAAATAGAGGTATAAAATATATGAAGAATAGTTAGTAAAAAATAGAAATAATACGGACATAAATACGATTAATAAACTCAAAATATTGATAATTATTTATCCAACTTAACGAGTTTAATATAAATTTTATATTAAATATATTAATTGCTTTGATGAGAGGGATGAGAGATGAATAAGGAACAACAAGGCATAGTAATTGACACTAAAGAAAATACTGCAAAAGTTAAGGTAGCAAGACATGGGGAATGTGAAAACTGTGGAGCATGCCCAGGAGACTTAGCATTGATACTTGAAGTGATTAATACTATTGGTGCTAAAAAAGGAGACAAGGTTATATTTGAATCAAAGGAAGAGGGGATGGTAAAGGCAACATTTATTGTATATGCATTACCTCTAATATTAGGAACATTAGGCGCAGTAATTGGGTGGTTAATTTCTAAAGTTGTAAATTTAGATAATAGCTATTTACAAGTGATAGGAGGGATTCTGGGTTTTATTATATCAATAGGTCTTATCATACGTGCTGAAAAGGATTCCAAGAATGATTTAAAGAAGGTTTCTAGAATTACAAAAATAATAGAGAAATAGTAGTTGACTTATGAGTATAAATCTTTTTTAAACTACTGACTAGAATTGAGGTGTTTAGATGTTAAAACTATTTAAAGGTGGAATTCATCCTAAGGATAACAAAATTTATTCGCAGGATAAGTCAATAGAAAAAGCACCAATACCGAATAGAGTAATAATACCTGTGAGGCAACATATTGGTGCTCCTTGTTCAGTTATGGTGGAACGTGGAGAAGAAGTTAAAAAGGGGCAAGTAATAGCATATAGTGAAGCATTTGTATCAAGTCCTATTCATGCGACTGTTTCAGGGAAAGTTATTGAGGTCGCAGATTATCCACATGGAGTTTTTGGAAAGTGTTTATCGATAGTCATTGAAAGTGATGGAAAAGATGAATGGGCAGAGGGAATTCCCATTAAGAGAGAGTGGGAAAACCTAGATGTAGAAGAGATAAAAAGTATTATAAAAGGGGCAGGAATAGTCGGAATGGGGGGAGCTACATTCCCAACTCATGTTAAGTTATCACCGCCCAAGGATAAAGTTGTGGATACACTAATTTTAAATGGTGCAGAATGTGAACCTTATCTTACAGCAGATTATAGAATGATGATTGAGTATCCAGAAGATATATTAATTGGAACTAAGATAACTATGAAGGTTTTAAATGTCTCAAAGGCTTATGTTGCTATAGAGGATAATAAACCAGAAGCTATAAAAGTTATGAAAGATATTTTCAAAGGAACAGAAATAAAGGTAGTTGCATTGCCAACAAGATATCCTCAAGGAGGAGAGAAGATGCTAATCAAGGCAGTGACAGGACTTGAGGTGCCATCAGGAGGATTGCCAGCAGATGTTGGAGTAGTAGTGCAAAATACTGGTACTATAAAAGCAATATGTGATGCAGTTGTACAAGGTATACCTTTAATCGAAAGAGTAACTACTGTTACAGGAGGAGCCATAGAAGAACCTAAAAATTTATTATTAAGAATAGGAACAACCTTCCAGGAAGCTATTGATCTCTGTGGAGGGTTAAGTGAGGTTCCAGAGAAAATAATTATGGGTGGGCCTATGATGGGGATGGCTCAATACTCAATCAATATACCAATAATAAAAGGGACCTCAGGAATACTTGCACTTACAAAATCTGAAATAAACATGAATAAGGAATCTAATTGTATAAGATGCGGTAGCTGCATTGAAGCATGCCCTATGGGATTGAATCCAAGTATGTTAAGTATTTTAGGAGAACGAAAGTTTTATGAAGAAGCAAAAAGTGATTATAACCTATTGGATTGTATAGAGTGTGGATGCTGTACTTACGTTTGTCCAGCAAAACGAAACATAGTTCAATATATTAAATTTAGTAAGTCACAAAATGCATTAAAAGCAGCAAAATAGATGGAGGAAGTTTTATGGAAAGTAGTATAGAATCTAACAAAAATTTGTTAAGGGTTTCTGCATCTCCACATATACGTTCTGAGCAGTCTATAAGTAAAATAATGTGGAGAGTTAATTTAGCTCTGCTTCCTGCGGGTATTTTTAGTGTATATCACTTTGGAATTAAAGCATTAGTAACTTTATTAACAGGAAGTATTTCTGCAGTATTAGTAGAATATTTAGTAGAAAAATTTATGAAAAAACCAATCACGATTAGTGATGGAAGTGCGTTTTTAACAGGTTTGTTATTGGCTATGTGTATACCACCTGATATGCCAATATATATGACTGCAATAGGGTCTTTTATAGCTATAGCAATTGCCAAACATTCTATGGGAGGATTAGGATATAACATCTTTAATCCAGCACATATTGGAAGAGCTGCTCTCATGGTTTCATGGCCAGTGTTTATGACTACCTGGAGAAGTATGAATTCAGCTGTAGATGGGGTATCAACTGCTACACCTTTAAATATTCTTAAGCAACAGGGATACGAAAAACTTATAGCTACATTTGGCAGCAAAACTGAAATGTACAAGGAAATGTTTTTAGGTAATAGGAATGGTAGTATAGGTGAAACCTGTGCTGTTTTATTAATTCTAGGTGGAATTTATTTAATATACAAAGGTTATATCAATTGGTTTGTACCTGTACTAATGATAGGCACAGTGGCAGCAATAACATGGATATTTGGGCCAAATGGCATGTTTACAGGGGATCCAATATTCCATATATTAGCTGGGGGGTTAATTATTGGAGCCTTTTTTATGGCTACTGATATGGTTACAATACCGATTACTATAAAAGGTCAGGTGATTTTTGCGATTGGAGCAGGGTTCTTAACTGCCCTTATAAGATTAAAGGGAGGGTATCCTGAAGGAGTTTGCTATGCAATTTTACTAATGAATAGTATTACTCCATTAATAGACAGATTTACTCAACCTAAAAAGTTTGGAGTAAGGGGGTAATGGGCATGAAGGAAGAACATAAAGAGAAGGAGTACAGTATTTTTCAAATTGCCTTTAATCTTGCCATTGCATGTTTAATTTCTGGAACAATTATAGCATTAACCTATTATAAAACTGCAGCGACAGCTGTACAAAAAAGTGAAGAACTTCTTAATCAATCAATGAAATCTTTAGTTACTGATGCTGAAAGTTTTAAAGCAATAGATGGAAAGACAGGTTGGTATAGTGCAGTAAAAGGAGATAAAGTTATAGCATATGTAGTTCCAACAGAAACAAAGGGATACGGGGGAACTATAAAATTGCTTACAGCCATAACTCCAGAAGGAAAAATAATAGATTATAACATAATATCCCATAACGAAACTCCAGGGTTAGGGGATAATGCTTCCAAAGATAAATTCAGGAAGCAATTTAATGGAAAAGATATAAATGGTTTATCTGTTGTAAAGGATCCATCAGACAAGGAACATATCCAAGCTATGACTGGTGCGACAATATCATCAAAAGCTGTTACTAAAGGTGTAAAAGAGGCAGCAGAACTAGTAACTGAATATAAGGAGGGAAAATAACATGAGAGAACTTTGGAAGATTTTTTATAAAGGGCTCTTTGATGAAAATCCGATTTTTAGATTGGCACTAAGCTTATGCCCAGCCTTAGCAGTTACAACCACTGCATCAAATGCACTTACTATGGGACTTTGCGTAATGTTTGTAATAACAGCCAATAATACAGTAGTTTCATTAACTAGAAAATTAGTTAATCCAAAGGTTAGAGTACCAATATATATTACTTCAATTGCTACAATAGTTACTTTGGTTCAGTTAATTTTACAGGCGTACTTTCCAGTTTTATATAAAAACCTTGGAATATATCTAGCTCTTGTAGTAGTTTTTGCAATAATACTAGCACGGGCAGAAGTATTCGCATCTAAGAATCCTATTTTCCCATCATTCCTAGATGGGTTAGGAATGGGCTGTGGATTTACACTAGCAATGCTACTAATTGGAGTAATTAGAGAATTTTTTGGAATGGGAACAATATTCGGAGTAACTATATTAGGAAGTTGGTATAATCCTGCACTGATATTTATTCTACCACCAGGGGCTTTTATGGTTATTGGATATTTGATAGGTGGAATGAAGCTACTAGATAAAAGAAAAGCAGCAATAGCAAGAAAAGGAAGTGAAGCAAGGTGAAGGATTATCTTATATTATTTATGAGTGCTGTATTAGTTAATAATTTTGTATTAACTAGATTTTTAGGATTATGTATATTTTTTGGAGTATCAAAGAGTTTAGATGCATCAATTGGAATGGGTATGGCAGTAACCTCAGTAATAACATTAAGTTCTATATTATCTTGGGTTGTATATCATTTTGTATTGGCTCCTTTTCACGTAACATTTCTAACTACGCTGATATTTGTCTTATTGATTGCTAGCTTTGTACAATTACTAGAGATGATAATTAAAAAATATCTGCCCACTTTATATGGAATGTGGGGAATATACCTACTACTAATAGCAACTAATTGTGTCGTACTAGGAGTACCATTATTAAATGCTGAATCAAATTATACCTTCTTAAAGAGTATAGTTTTCGCAGTGGGCTCGGGAATGGGTTTTGCGCTAGCAATTACATTGATGGCTAGTTTAAGAGAAAAATTGAGGTATGCAGATGTTCCAGAATCGTTGCAAGGAACTGGTGTAGCATTTATTTTAGCAGGTATGTTAGCGTTAGCTTTTCTAGGCTTCTCAGGCATGATATCAATTTAAGGAGGGAGTATTATGTTCAGTACAGCAATTGCCGTTATAGTTGTTATGGCTGTGGTAGGAATTATTTTTGGACTAGTACTAGCTATAGCCAATAAAAAATTTGCAGTGGAAGTTAATCCACTAATTGAAATGGTTGATGAAATATTACCAAAAGGACAATGTGGAAGCTGTGGATATGCAGGGTGTAAAGCTTATGCTGAAGCTGTAGTTTTAGATCCTAATGTTCCAGCCAATTTATGTGTGCCTGGAAAAATAGAAGTAGCTAAAAAGGTAGGAGAACTTACTGGAAAAGTTGCAGAAGAAATTGAACCAATGATAGCTCATGTAAGATGTTTAGGTTCAAAGGATAAGACTGTATTAAATTATAACTATGAAGGAATTGACGATTGTATGGCAGCAAGTTTGCTACTCGGTGGTCCAAAAGGATGTCAATATGGATGTCTAGGTTTTGGTACTTGCGTAAAAAATTGCCCCTTTGGAGCTATGACTATGGGGGATAATGGTATACCTGTTGTGAATAGAGAAATATGTACAGGTTGTAAGAAATGCCAAGAATCTTGTCCTAAAAAAGTAATTGAAATGATTCCTAAGGACTCTATTGTTATGGTAAACTGCAATTCTTTAGAAAAGGGAGCAGTGGCAAGGAAACTTTGTACTGTTTCTTGTTTAGGTTGTGGTATTTGTAGTAGAAGTTGTACCCATGGGGCTATAAAAGTTGAAAATAATCTAGCAGTTGTTAATTCAGAAATATGTATAAATGAATGTACAGATGCAGTTTGTACAGAAAAATGCCCTACAAAAGCAATAGAGATTATATTACCTAGCTTGAGAGAAGATATCAAAAAAGAAGAATCTGTGGAGCATAAGCCAGCAATTTAGTTAATGAATTTGAACTTAAAAATAGTACTATTAGTTTAAATAACTACTAGTACTATTTTTATTTAGGAAATATATATAGTTGTACCTTTTGGAATGTTATCATAGATCCATTTAGCATTTAAGAGAGCAAGTCTCACGCATCCATCAGAAATACGTTTACCTAACCTTCCATCGCGTATTGTTCCATTAAGATTGTATATTATTGAGTGAAATAAATAATTTCCAACTATTTGTGTGTAGTATCTGCATTTATACCATTTCTCTTCACCGAAGGATAAGCCTTTAATACCAACTTTAAAAGTACCCTTGGGAGTAGGGGTTGAAGGTTTGCCAATAGAACAACTATAACTATTTAAAAGTCTCCAGTTGTCTTTAGAACCTTGAAAAATATTTGTTTTAAAATTTTTAGTATCTACCCAAATAAGAAATGAGGTTGTACTTGAAAGATTATTTACAATGCTCGCAGCATTGCTCGAGTATTCAGCATCTTTCCTAAATAGGTTAGCAGTCTTGTCTAATGTAGGATTAAGAAAAGCTATAAGTATTTTTATAGGATATTTAAATGGTATTTTCATAGGTCACCTTTAATAAAGTCTATATAATATTATGATAGTCTTGGATAAAAATCATGTTCCAACAATATGCAGTAATAATATTGCCTATTAAGGGAAATTTAAATTGGGAAAGATTATGATTAATGAGAGAGTGATTTAAATGGATGTTAAGGAATTATTATCTGATGCAGATATTATTATAAGAAGTATTGTATCTATAGTTATGCTATTTATTTTTACTAGACTTATGGGTAAAAAACAAATCTCACAGCTATCATTTTTTGATTATATTGCTGGAATATCTATCGGTTCTATTGCAGGAGAATTTACAATTAATGAAGATATTAGCTATATTCATGGGCTCATAGGAATTGTTGTATATTCAGTAATACCTATAATCATAGGATACATATCATTAAAAGGAATAAAACTAAGAAAGATATTAGGTGATTCACCAACTATTCTTATACAAAACGGCAAATTTATTGAGAAGAATCTTAAAAAGAGCAAGTTTACAATAAATGATGTATTAGAGGAGTGTAGATTAAAAGGGGCATTTAATATCTCCGCAGTTGAATATGCAATACTTGAAACAAGCGGGCAAGTTAGTGTTTTGCTTAAGCCTCCTGAACAGGTGGTAACACGAAAAGATTTAAATATTCAGGCATCTTATGAAGGGATATTAGCGGATATAATCATTGACGGGAAAATAATTGAGGATCATTTAAAACTTATGAACAAAGATAAAGAATGGCTATTAAAAGAGCTAGAAAAAAAATCTATTAAATCACCAAAAGAAGTGTTTTTAGCAACAATGGATTCTAAGGGAGAAGTATATATAGATTTAAAGAATAAAGACCCTATGGTTTTGGATGTTATAGAGTAATGCATATTTTACTAAAAAGTTATGAAAACTATTTTTGAGAAAGAAAATGTAGTCTTAAAAATAAGGAGGATAAACATAATGAAAAAAGTTTTCTCAAAGATTTTACTGCTGTTATTTTTGATTCAGGTAATATCTCCATTAAATGTATATGGAGTAGATAAGAAAATAGAAAATTCTTATAGTGAAAAGGGGTGTATAGCTCAAGAAGTTCAAAGGAAGTTATGGGAAGAACATGTTCAGTGGACTAGAAGCTATATAATTAGTGCCTTGGCTAATTTAGATGATAAGGAAATAGTATTACAAAGGTTACTTAAGAACCAAGATGATATAGGGAATTCTATAAAACCTTATTATGGGGAGAAGGCAGGAAATGCTTTATCTGAACTATTAAGAGAACATATTAGTTTAGCTGGGCAAGTAGTAGAAGCTGCTAAGAACGGAAAAAAAGATGATTTAGAAAAATATAATAAACTTTGGTATGAAAATGCTGATAAAATTTCAAGTTTTATGAGCAAGGCAAATCAGAATTGGGATGAAAATTCTATAAAAGATATGTTATATAAGCATTTAGGGTTTCTTACAGATCAAGTTCTAGCTAGATTAAATAAGGACTGGAACTTAGATGCAGTTTCCTATGATAAAGGGCAGAATCATATGTTGATGTTTGCAGATATTATTTCAAAAGGCATAATAAAACAATTTCCTGATAAATTTT
This genomic window from Clostridium sp. 'White wine YQ' contains:
- a CDS encoding SoxR reducing system RseC family protein, with the translated sequence MNKEQQGIVIDTKENTAKVKVARHGECENCGACPGDLALILEVINTIGAKKGDKVIFESKEEGMVKATFIVYALPLILGTLGAVIGWLISKVVNLDNSYLQVIGGILGFIISIGLIIRAEKDSKNDLKKVSRITKIIEK
- the rsxC gene encoding electron transport complex subunit RsxC, with product MLKLFKGGIHPKDNKIYSQDKSIEKAPIPNRVIIPVRQHIGAPCSVMVERGEEVKKGQVIAYSEAFVSSPIHATVSGKVIEVADYPHGVFGKCLSIVIESDGKDEWAEGIPIKREWENLDVEEIKSIIKGAGIVGMGGATFPTHVKLSPPKDKVVDTLILNGAECEPYLTADYRMMIEYPEDILIGTKITMKVLNVSKAYVAIEDNKPEAIKVMKDIFKGTEIKVVALPTRYPQGGEKMLIKAVTGLEVPSGGLPADVGVVVQNTGTIKAICDAVVQGIPLIERVTTVTGGAIEEPKNLLLRIGTTFQEAIDLCGGLSEVPEKIIMGGPMMGMAQYSINIPIIKGTSGILALTKSEINMNKESNCIRCGSCIEACPMGLNPSMLSILGERKFYEEAKSDYNLLDCIECGCCTYVCPAKRNIVQYIKFSKSQNALKAAK
- a CDS encoding RnfABCDGE type electron transport complex subunit D, with translation MESSIESNKNLLRVSASPHIRSEQSISKIMWRVNLALLPAGIFSVYHFGIKALVTLLTGSISAVLVEYLVEKFMKKPITISDGSAFLTGLLLAMCIPPDMPIYMTAIGSFIAIAIAKHSMGGLGYNIFNPAHIGRAALMVSWPVFMTTWRSMNSAVDGVSTATPLNILKQQGYEKLIATFGSKTEMYKEMFLGNRNGSIGETCAVLLILGGIYLIYKGYINWFVPVLMIGTVAAITWIFGPNGMFTGDPIFHILAGGLIIGAFFMATDMVTIPITIKGQVIFAIGAGFLTALIRLKGGYPEGVCYAILLMNSITPLIDRFTQPKKFGVRG
- a CDS encoding RnfABCDGE type electron transport complex subunit G, which codes for MKEEHKEKEYSIFQIAFNLAIACLISGTIIALTYYKTAATAVQKSEELLNQSMKSLVTDAESFKAIDGKTGWYSAVKGDKVIAYVVPTETKGYGGTIKLLTAITPEGKIIDYNIISHNETPGLGDNASKDKFRKQFNGKDINGLSVVKDPSDKEHIQAMTGATISSKAVTKGVKEAAELVTEYKEGK
- the rsxE gene encoding electron transport complex subunit RsxE yields the protein MRELWKIFYKGLFDENPIFRLALSLCPALAVTTTASNALTMGLCVMFVITANNTVVSLTRKLVNPKVRVPIYITSIATIVTLVQLILQAYFPVLYKNLGIYLALVVVFAIILARAEVFASKNPIFPSFLDGLGMGCGFTLAMLLIGVIREFFGMGTIFGVTILGSWYNPALIFILPPGAFMVIGYLIGGMKLLDKRKAAIARKGSEAR
- a CDS encoding electron transport complex protein RnfA, with amino-acid sequence MKDYLILFMSAVLVNNFVLTRFLGLCIFFGVSKSLDASIGMGMAVTSVITLSSILSWVVYHFVLAPFHVTFLTTLIFVLLIASFVQLLEMIIKKYLPTLYGMWGIYLLLIATNCVVLGVPLLNAESNYTFLKSIVFAVGSGMGFALAITLMASLREKLRYADVPESLQGTGVAFILAGMLALAFLGFSGMISI
- the rnfB gene encoding RnfABCDGE type electron transport complex subunit B, whose amino-acid sequence is MFSTAIAVIVVMAVVGIIFGLVLAIANKKFAVEVNPLIEMVDEILPKGQCGSCGYAGCKAYAEAVVLDPNVPANLCVPGKIEVAKKVGELTGKVAEEIEPMIAHVRCLGSKDKTVLNYNYEGIDDCMAASLLLGGPKGCQYGCLGFGTCVKNCPFGAMTMGDNGIPVVNREICTGCKKCQESCPKKVIEMIPKDSIVMVNCNSLEKGAVARKLCTVSCLGCGICSRSCTHGAIKVENNLAVVNSEICINECTDAVCTEKCPTKAIEIILPSLREDIKKEESVEHKPAI
- a CDS encoding L,D-transpeptidase yields the protein MKIPFKYPIKILIAFLNPTLDKTANLFRKDAEYSSNAASIVNNLSSTTSFLIWVDTKNFKTNIFQGSKDNWRLLNSYSCSIGKPSTPTPKGTFKVGIKGLSFGEEKWYKCRYYTQIVGNYLFHSIIYNLNGTIRDGRLGKRISDGCVRLALLNAKWIYDNIPKGTTIYIS
- a CDS encoding DUF421 domain-containing protein, coding for MDVKELLSDADIIIRSIVSIVMLFIFTRLMGKKQISQLSFFDYIAGISIGSIAGEFTINEDISYIHGLIGIVVYSVIPIIIGYISLKGIKLRKILGDSPTILIQNGKFIEKNLKKSKFTINDVLEECRLKGAFNISAVEYAILETSGQVSVLLKPPEQVVTRKDLNIQASYEGILADIIIDGKIIEDHLKLMNKDKEWLLKELEKKSIKSPKEVFLATMDSKGEVYIDLKNKDPMVLDVIE
- a CDS encoding glycosyltransferase, whose translation is MKKVFSKILLLLFLIQVISPLNVYGVDKKIENSYSEKGCIAQEVQRKLWEEHVQWTRSYIISALANLDDKEIVLQRLLKNQDDIGNSIKPYYGEKAGNALSELLREHISLAGQVVEAAKNGKKDDLEKYNKLWYENADKISSFMSKANQNWDENSIKDMLYKHLGFLTDQVLARLNKDWNLDAVSYDKGQNHMLMFADIISKGIIKQFPDKF